The DNA window TGTCTTCAAAGTCATGATGTTTGGATGAATGGACACTTGAAACCTCAAGTTACTTTTTATGTTGTTGCATGCTAGAGAGTTGTCCATTTGCAGCAAACATAGGTATATTTTGTAGTCTATCTTGAAAGAGGAACCTAAGTTAGGTTGCTTAACTGGAAAtgacaaaaatacaaaagaggaagaggaaaacGTTTTGATGGTAATAGATATAGAAGCACCTGagaaataaatatacatatacaacaaGGAATGCCCAAGTACACACTACATTTGGCTTCCTTGGAGTTAAATTACTAGGGGATGCTTCTACATTGCACCTCCTCTATATCAACACGATTTGACAATTGAATATAGCATTACTGTGGCTTTCTTATGCTTGTGCCTTTAATTAATGTGTTGGGGCAACCATGGCTCTGTTGAATTTGTTATTCATGAACGTTGGTTTTCACGTTTCTGTTTCCTCCACTCCCATGGCATTTCAGGATTTCTGGCTGCCCACAAGCCAATTCGTTTTGCTCGAGCTTCTTTTTCCCACTAAACcatagagaaaaatatattaagaaacATTGTGTTGGTAACTCTATGGCGACATAAAAATGCAGATTACCTTATCTAACTCTGGACGCTTGTCATACGCGGTATAGTGCCAGGCCAATCCCTTCTTTAACATCACTTCCTACTTGAGAAGCCAACTTAGAACTGGAAGAGCCTAAATTGAATAACTGGGAGAAGAAAGAATGGTATTGATTGATTTCAATACCTGTGCAAATATGCCATTGCAGTATATATCCCCAACACAGCGGCCATAACGATCTTCATCAAAAACTAAGACCCTTAAACTCTTACCCTGGAGAACTTTAGTCAGTTCTTCCTTGGCCTCTTGACCATATGGCATTGCACTTTCTGGTGCATCTATTCCcctgatttcttcttcattcgTTATTTACCAATTTTACATATATCGCAGaattatatatagaaaaaaataaatatccaaGTGTCTTAATACCTTAATCTGATCCTATATTTTCGCGCAAGAACTTCCTCATGGTTCACTGGTATTGACCTGTGACAGAATTGGGtgaataaaagttaaaaaagagACAAAGGTATGCTTTATGCAACTTACCTATATCCTGAATCTATGATCTGTTTGTGCAGTTGATCTGCTTTTGCATAATTTTTCTGAGCCCGTGCCTTTGATCTTTGAATAGCTGCATTTTGCACATCTCTTGGGAGACACGATGCCTCTCTAGGATCTGTTGTACTAACATATACAGTTACTGTATCTCCGTCTGCCACAGCCTTTGCATCCACCTAGCACATACATTCTACGAGTATTAATTACAACACTAATTTGAAGATTCAGAGGCTAAGCAAGTTTCGATATTCTTACAGGGAGAGTATGCAATTCAAACTTGAGTCCTTGTTGGTGTGATGGAGGAGTGCCATCACTAGTTAGTTCTACTAAGGAGTGAGGAAGAGGAAGACCATAGAAAGCCAGTAACCCCTGAAATCAATTTTGCTAGACGTTATAACAAGTTGTGAATGTTATGGAAATTTAGCACAAAGTTACAAACCTCAACATCTGCTTTCTGATGTCTCTTCAAGGTCTGAATGACAAGTCTTGAAGTTTCTTCAGGTGTTTTAGGAGGAGGCTTTGTTTCTCTCCACGCATCCGAAAGTTTCTTATACCTTCATTTATCACCAAAAATGTACAATTTAGGAAAATCAAACAGCTATTCTTGAGCTACTATTCCCAATTCAATTCTCTTAAGTTTTACCAGTTAGATTGCGCCTTCTTTGATGATACAACATGCTTACTCAGTCCTTGAGGAACctaaagggaaaaaagaaaaaaattgaaaaacccAGATCTTAAAAATTGGTTGAGAAAATCTAATTCTTGGACCTCAATTACCTGGGAGTTGATTTCAAAGTTGTAGAGATCGTGTGCTAAAGCGGAAACGCCGGGATGATGGCTGAGGGAATCAGAGTCTGCTGAAGGTTTGCAGCAATTAACATACAAAGATCTTAGAGCGTTTCCCATTCTCCGGATCTAAATTATTGTTTGATGGTCCAAACAGAGAGGAAAGAGATTATTATTATGTAAAGAGGATTTTCCTTTTAGGTTAGAAGAGAATCTTTTGTTAGATTGAAGCTGCGATCAAATTTAGGAACCAATCAGGAAAAGTATTCTGTTTAAGGATACGTAGTATTTACCCTTCAATATTTATGGGTCAACGCCTCAACGGTCCTTTGCCTTTACAACATTTCGTGTCCTCACGCCTGTATCttgttaattttaattgtatatGCACCTTAATTTCAATGTTACATTATGCATCACGGCGGACATATATTGGTTCAAACGGGTTTAGATGCGTCAAAAAATGTACTCTCAACTTTGTTATTTAAACATGATATATTTTCTTTACGAAAGCaaagtgaaaaattaatttttaataattttgtaatggaggggtatatttgatcatttttcacatgttttttttttaactttttaaattcaacggctaatttgaatttattattttgatgatcaaattttatattatttcacttattttcttgtaaaatttattatagatgccGCAATTCTTTTTAGAGATATAAAAACTAGATTACAATATAGTTGCAAAAAAGTTAGTTTTTGTTATAAATGCATTATTGTGAATGTCATCCGTAACTCTCTTTGAAGTTCATGTACGAAATAAATGAACACTATTTAATTCATGTAACTTGAAAAGACATTTTCTACTATAAATAGGCGATGATTATTCTATAAAAGAAGCAATcgaaaagtacaaaagaaagaaataataaaacatTCTCTCTCATATATCTTGTTCATATATTTATTgtcttatattattttactagatatgagaccccgtgccagcacggggcccaatatatgttactgtttttgttttaatttatgtggtgCATATGAAGTTTGAAGTTAATgaattttttagtatgtttttatatattttaagttgctaattatttgtatttagagtatgttttacgtaaatatattagaaatcacaataattaacaagttaatataaaaaaaaaattataaaaaatNTATTAATGTACAATTGTTTTTGCACATTGTACAACTAATTAATGCAGTGAAAAgttaatgtacaaaattgtatgCATGTTGTACAAAAGTATTAATGCAATGTTGGTCCTTTCCAActctcacttctaaataagagtaatattGCTAATATTTCACAACACGTTATCAACACGAGTCTATAACCAATTGAGACCTACTTAATtcgaaattatttttttcctaaaagttaatcaattttCTTTCCGAGTTAGGTATACATTTATATGTTTATAACATCTCTACTAGGACTTGCATAAGTCTTTGATTTGCGATATAATTACTGTACATAACTTGTTTTAGGTATTATTATGATACTTTACTAGGCATAATAATCGATATGtttcagatttattttattatgcTAGTTATATGCtactaatcatatatatatatatatatatatatatatatatatataaaaagaagaaacataGACAAGGTGATGTGACACATCTCTATGAcctttatttctattttcttttttctcccttttttagcattttttcttcatttcttttcattaaataatttgtttattaattaaaaaaaattcaattatatttACTATTCGAATTATATTAGTTACAAAAAAACCTCCATCTATTCACATTCCCTACTTAAATAATATGTCTCTTCAACTCCTTTCTAACTATTCTTATGACTTACACCATCTATAAATACCAATTATCTATGCAAATGTTGAATGTTcatatcattttcattttctcattctttctttttattaatatagtttttttctctttttattttttttttcatctttttcatcaATCATGTACTTAATAATGTCACCATATGGTCTTCGTTTTGATAAAGATCATagatatattcttcaaaaattcatcaCAGAGATTACAAATATattcttcaagattcatcaCATGGATGTTCACATTTGCTTGGTACAAGTTCATCAAAATGAAGAAGGGAACTTAATTATCTTGAAAGATTTCATCAAGAGAGATGATCATATTAGTACAAATGAttgaatgatttttaaatattttgaatattcgTTCATGTATagttttgatttcaattaatattattctattctttttattttattttgattagatATATAATTTCCTTTTATTCAGCAAAAACTAAATTATGTTACTCTACCAACCAACATATTAGAAAGCTCAATTAACATTTTTTACACAtttaactttattattattattataattattggtgttgttgttgtagttgttgttgttgttgttgtagtagtagtatgaatgaagatgaaaagataCGATTTTATTTTGGAGTATATCTATTTgacaatttttaattaatattttatattattgtcACGGTTGAAAGATATAATATTACCATGATATATTTTTCATAGCTATTGCATATTGTTGcccctaaaaatatatgatatggtTTATCATATTAAAAAGCAGTCacaaagtaaataaataaataaattatctttttagtacttttaaaactttttatcaatgaacaaattatttaatgaaaagaatgaagaaaaaattctcaatttcatATTATAAAAGCTCAAAAGTcaacttatttttttctcttaatcacattaattatattaaaactaaaaaaatactatttcttTAACTTCTcttaattattgtaaaaaaaaattaaactccCTCATTTAGTTCTTCCAATAACATATCTATGTAGTATGATCggatacatatataaaatatttttctttatgatattataaataagatgtacatatattataataatttttattattatagttctactgtaataaaaaaaatattttatagttcTACTATAATAAATGTGCATATGTGATTAATGTGTATTTAACTTATAACTattcaaagtaaaaataatttatcttaaaattttcaCATTAAAGAATGAGTTATCTTTTGAATAgttattatcatatattaaaaaaaaattggtgatgactataataataattagcatAACTTTATGAAACTCTTTCATTGCTCTACATGTGTTAGGGACAAATATTGATTCAACTTTTGGTATACCTTTCTATAACTTGACACTTTATGTATTCTcgaaaatttaatattttatcactCTATGATAatctttatataataaaaaatataagtaaCACATCAAATTACTAATGACATCATGACTTCTTATAAAGATACATTTTATTCTTTATGTTatgcttttcaattcttttattttctattgcAAAGTATGATCTCCGATGTACTGTTATATAATcaacttaatttctttttcttgagatgtttttctcaaaacatattatataaaaatgaaagtTGACATATGTGATCCTGTAATATTAAAGAAAGCCaaacaaaatgaagaagatCTCACTAACTTCTTAATTTCATGTATGATTATGTtgaaacataattcaagtatttttcttacttttatgagtcacaaatatattttaaatatttttaatacaaatcaagtggtttatacataaataaagtCATGTAAtttataatgaattaaatttaatattactTTGATTGAactaatattattgttataaaattcattaaatttaataagaaaCTACGATAATCAATTTACTGAAATTTTGCAGATTAAcatttatgtttcttttttctttttatcggCAACGTTAAGCGAaaattattgtttgaaaatatCTCTCTAGCAATTTTTTGAACAAACAACATCAAGATCGTAACtcgatttgtattttttttccttatacactattttttttaaatagtcaattaagaatatcaaaatttaaaaaaaatatacttaattCCGTGCGAAGCGCGGATATGTACATTAGTTAACTTATAATTCTAAATTAAATTCTAAGCAATATGATAGCATGCTAGTTAAAATACTCGTAAGTATTTTCTTGTCATACATTATGATAAGTATATTTGTGTGTcataaagaagaatattattgtattaaatatGACTTGAATCTCTTACAAAACTTTGACGTTAATATCTATTGAAACTAGTAATAAATATTGtagaataattaaaattatatattaaatctaTCGTTTCAATTCTTCATGAGTTTGTATACTTTTAAGATATTCCATGTGCATgcgtataatatattttataatcataTTATACTTTATTATTTGAACATTAATTTACCATTTATTATAAAGAAACCAACATcataatattaactcaattatttATGATAGTTTTTATCATGTCGAATTTGTCAAAACTTGAATTTGTGGCACTTGACATTTCTAGAAATAACTATTTGTCATGGGTACTTGATGCTGAAATTCACCTTAACACTAAGAGTCTTGGTGATAGTATAATCGAAGGGAATAAAGCATCAAGTCGGGATAAAGCGAAGACTATGATTTTCCTTCGTCATCATCGTGATGAAAGCCTGAAGGTTGAATACTTGATGGTAAAAGATCCACTTGAATTGTGGATAGGTTTGAAAGGGAGGTATAACCACCTCAAGGCAATGTTATTGCCAAGGGCTCGTTATGAGTGGATGCACTTATGGTTTCAAGATTAAAAAGTCGTAATTGAGTATAACTCTGTTGTATTTAGAATCACTTCCCAATTGAAATTATGTGGGAAAACTATAAAAGATGAGGACATGTTGGAAATACACTAATTAATTTCCATGCCTCTAATATTACATGACAACAACAATACCGTGAAAAGGGTTTtcagaaatattttaaattagtctCATGCCTTTTGGTGGCTGAGCAACATCATGGCATTTTAATGAGAAATCATGAAGCCCGTCCTACTGGAAGTGCTCCATTACCGGAAGCACATAGGGTAGAAATGCACGGTAAGTctgaaataaacaaaataattaggGCATGTTCGTGGGCGTGGCAAAGGCAAAAGACGATATAATAATCATCGATGTAGTGGTCATAACAAAAGAGAGAACAATATGTGTTCTCaaaataatccttcaaaagACAAGGGCGATCATTGTCATTGTTGTGGCCTTAAAGGTCACTGGATAAATGAATGTCGGGCACCTGAGCATTTTGTCAGGCTGCATCAAAATTCcttcaaaagaaaaggaaataaaggtGGTGCCTCCTCTTCTAATGGCCCAGGTGGAGTCACATTTTACTCTAAAAAATGCTGCTCAAGCaggattttctcaaaaatatgatgagaatgttgaggcAAATTTAGCACTGAAAGATGATGCTTTTGATGGGCTCGATGATATTACTCATCTAGAAGCTGATGACTTCTTTGGGGATCGTAATTGAAGATTGATAATTGAACTGAGAAATGAATTATATTGTTACGTGTTTTTAATGTCTTACTTAAAGTTCATGTACTTAAATTTTCTCTTGTTAAGTTTCGTACTTCTTATTgtggatttttattttatgaagataaataaaaaatttcagtcTTCAGTTGGATCTAAGATGAGTAATGGAGATATGTGCCTTCTGGACAGTGCCACAACTTATATGATACTAAGAGAAAGGAAATATTTCTCTCATTTGATTATGAAAAAGGCATATGTTAATACAATATTCGGTAGTACAAAATTGATCGAGGATTCTGGAAAAGCGATCTTATTACTACCTGGAGGAACATTATTGGTAATTGATAATGCATTgtattgtagtaagtctcaaaaaaatttgttaagtttCAAGGTTATTCGCCAAAATGGATATCATGTTGAGACTACAAATGAAGGAAAGGTTGAATACATTTTTACTACAATAAATGTGGAGAAGAAAATTGTGCACGAAAAATTGTCTGCACTTTTTTGATTATACCATATAAATATTGGTACGGTTGAATCACATGTCGTAGTAAACAAAAGGTTTACTGGTTctaatgattttattatttggCATGACTGGTTGGATCATCCCGGTTATAATATGATGCGCaaaataattgagaattcaCATGGGCATACTTTgaaaccaaaatatttttcaatcaaagaAATTATCTTATGCCGCTTGTTCTTAAGGAAAGTTGGTTATCAAACCATCAGCGGCTAAGGTTGGGGTGAAATTCCCTGCATTTCTGAAACGAATACAAGGTGATATATCTGGACCTATTCACCCTGCATGTGGACCATTTAAATGCTATATGGTCTTGATAGATGCATCTACAAGATGATCATATGTGTGTTTATTATCAACTCGAAATATGGCTTTTGCGATGTTGTTGGCTCAAATAATAAGGTTAAAAGCATAATTTTCAGATTATGCAATAAAGATAATTTGTCTTGATAATGTTGGTGAGTTTACATCTCAGACATTTAATGATTATTGTCTGTCCACTGAAATAACAGTTGAACATCCTGTTGTACATGTTCATACTAAAAATGGTCTAGCAGAGTTATTGATTAAACGTCTTTACTTGATAGCTATACCATTGTTGATGGGAACAAAATTGTTTGTTTCAATATGGGGGCATGCTATTTTGCATAAAGCGACACTTGTGTGCATAAGGCCAACCAGTTATCATGACATCTCCCCATTGCAATTGATTTTTTATCAGGAGTAAACATTTCCCATCTTAGAATCTTTGGTTGTGATGTATATGTTCCAATTGCTCCTCCACAACGCACAAAGATGGGTCCCCAAAAAAGGTTGGGCATATATGTTGGGTATGAATTTCATTCTATTATAAAATACTTGGAACCTAGAACTAGAAATTTATTTACGACAAAATTTGTTGATTGATATTTTGATGAATCAGTATACCCATCATTAGGGGGAGAACAAAAGCAGTTGAAAATGAGATAGATTGAAATTCACTTTCATTGTCTCATTTAGATCAACAAATCAATGTGAGCAAGAAGTTCAAAAAATGATTCATTTGCAGAATATTGCAAATCAATTACTGGATGCATTTACTAACCTTTCACGGGTTACTAAATCATATATCCCAGCTACTAATGCTCAAGTTCGAGTTGATGTCCTGACAAGATAAAATGTTAAGGCAAACGAGTCTGGACCACACTTAAAACGTGAAAGATCAATTGGTTTCAAGGATAAAAATCctcgaaaaagaaaaggaataaatGATTATAATATGGAGGCAACTGCTCATGAAGAGCTCCGATACATAATAAATGATGACACCACTAAGGAGGTCCATGCACttgaaaataatgagaatgagaAAATCTCAATAAATTATGTCTCGAcgagaaaaatatgaaatcgaAATAATATTGTGGTGGAT is part of the Solanum stenotomum isolate F172 chromosome 8, ASM1918654v1, whole genome shotgun sequence genome and encodes:
- the LOC125874668 gene encoding staphylococcal-like nuclease CAN2, whose translation is MGNALRSLYVNCCKPSADSDSLSHHPGVSALAHDLYNFEINSQVPQGLSKHVVSSKKAQSNWYKKLSDAWRETKPPPKTPEETSRLVIQTLKRHQKADVEGLLAFYGLPLPHSLVELTSDGTPPSHQQGLKFELHTLPVDAKAVADGDTVTVYVSTTDPREASCLPRDVQNAAIQRSKARAQKNYAKADQLHKQIIDSGYRSIPVNHEEVLARKYRIRLRGIDAPESAMPYGQEAKEELTKVLQGKSLRVLVFDEDRYGRCVGDIYCNGIFAQEVMLKKGLAWHYTAYDKRPELDKWEKEARAKRIGLWAARNPEMPWEWRKQKRENQRS